A window of the Streptomyces sp. NBC_01351 genome harbors these coding sequences:
- a CDS encoding helix-turn-helix domain-containing protein, whose translation MVNVRDLDPSASPLDYYGSELRRLREDARLNQAQLGTSLFCTASLIGQIETAKKVPTRDFSNRVDAALGTDGVFARLVGLVLRSQLPSWFQAYAEMEARAEYISSYQAQLVYGLLQTEEYARAVLGVWKGDDLDVKVAARMERQRILVRENPPLMWVVMSEAVLHQEVGGRGVMRNQLARLLDLQRQQWVQVQILPFEAGAHAGQLGSFTLLRFDDDPDLVYTEDFVQGHMTANPQALREGSLRYDHLQAAALSVEKSAALIARVMEERYGHHPGPVGRAVA comes from the coding sequence ATGGTCAACGTCCGCGATCTCGATCCCAGCGCGTCTCCGCTGGACTACTACGGCTCCGAACTCCGCCGGCTGAGGGAGGATGCCCGGCTCAATCAGGCGCAGCTCGGCACCAGCCTCTTCTGCACGGCCTCGCTGATCGGGCAGATAGAGACGGCGAAGAAGGTGCCGACCCGGGACTTCTCGAATCGGGTGGACGCGGCCCTGGGGACGGACGGGGTGTTTGCCCGGCTGGTGGGGTTGGTGCTGCGGAGTCAGCTGCCGAGTTGGTTCCAGGCGTATGCGGAGATGGAGGCGCGGGCCGAGTACATCTCCTCGTATCAGGCTCAGTTGGTCTACGGACTGCTGCAGACCGAGGAGTACGCCCGCGCGGTGCTCGGTGTGTGGAAAGGGGATGACCTCGACGTGAAGGTGGCCGCTCGGATGGAGCGGCAGCGCATCCTCGTACGCGAGAACCCGCCACTGATGTGGGTGGTGATGAGCGAGGCCGTGCTGCATCAGGAAGTCGGCGGCCGGGGGGTCATGCGAAACCAACTCGCCCGCCTGTTGGACCTGCAGAGGCAGCAGTGGGTGCAGGTGCAGATCCTGCCCTTCGAGGCGGGTGCGCATGCGGGGCAGCTTGGGTCGTTCACTCTCCTGCGATTCGACGACGACCCGGACCTTGTCTATACCGAGGACTTCGTGCAGGGGCATATGACGGCCAATCCACAGGCCCTCAGGGAGGGTTCGCTCCGTTACGATCACTTGCAGGCCGCCGCGCTCTCCGTGGAGAAATCGGCGGCACTGATCGCCCGCGTAATGGAGGAACGCTATGGACACCATCCAGGACCTGTCGGGCGCGCGGTGGCGTAA
- a CDS encoding DUF397 domain-containing protein has protein sequence MDTIQDLSGARWRKSSYSGDTGGECVEVAAQPCLVAVRDSKNPGGPVFAVSPSAFAVFVESLTR, from the coding sequence ATGGACACCATCCAGGACCTGTCGGGCGCGCGGTGGCGTAAGTCCTCGTACAGCGGCGACACCGGAGGCGAGTGCGTCGAGGTCGCCGCCCAGCCCTGCCTCGTCGCCGTGCGGGACTCCAAGAATCCCGGCGGGCCCGTCTTCGCCGTCAGTCCTTCCGCCTTCGCGGTCTTCGTGGAGTCCCTGACCCGGTAA
- a CDS encoding serine/threonine-protein kinase encodes MWELREAVLFGLLVYGGPALVVRLVSLPLLVRNQQAVRQRALAAQSGRDPSPRISGAVLGELAVGVVGVACLWLIPRFVYVDVPGMWLLILSAGGVDGYGLILLGFGGLGIWLAALALLVLLGWLFLYFRTQRNLLTLGMSRGVWRSPSNRRRLAGLIALRVVFGVLAPIGVLMAALVVQVVALVASRKYRNAAAPLPAVQPAPPVPSYAPTQTAPPARPAQPPAYVPTQVDRGVEPAPQVAYQQLHPNEPRTIGGYQLLGRIGAGGMGTVYLARREGSATQVALKTIHPELLDHAELLRRFEREAEVLGMVSGAYTARVLDAGVDAGRPYLTMELLDGRPLDVHLREQGPIRSPEALRAMALALAVALSGVHRLGLVHRDLKPANIMLTTAGPRLLDFGIAAIVDGTRLTRTGGGPGTLTYMAPEQFGDEGVGPAADVWAWACCVVCAAHGSSPFAATSTGAVIRRIVDTGPDEAGLAAVRALDPALEAAVRRALTIDPAGRPADGAALVELLTAQQGQGVGAVREQITQGWRTLAL; translated from the coding sequence ATGTGGGAGCTGCGGGAGGCCGTCCTCTTCGGCCTGCTGGTTTACGGCGGGCCGGCGCTGGTGGTGCGGCTCGTTTCGCTTCCGCTGCTGGTGCGGAACCAGCAGGCCGTGCGCCAGCGGGCGTTGGCGGCCCAGAGCGGGAGAGACCCGTCGCCGCGGATCTCGGGGGCGGTCCTCGGGGAGCTGGCGGTGGGGGTCGTCGGGGTCGCCTGCCTGTGGCTGATCCCGAGGTTCGTGTACGTCGACGTTCCCGGCATGTGGCTGTTGATCCTTTCGGCCGGTGGTGTGGACGGGTACGGCCTGATCCTCTTGGGGTTCGGCGGCTTGGGGATCTGGCTCGCAGCCCTCGCGCTGCTGGTGCTGCTGGGCTGGCTGTTCCTCTACTTCCGGACGCAGCGCAACCTGCTGACCCTCGGCATGTCCCGGGGAGTGTGGCGGTCGCCCTCGAACCGGCGTCGGCTGGCCGGGCTGATCGCCCTGCGCGTGGTGTTCGGCGTGCTCGCGCCGATCGGGGTGCTCATGGCCGCGCTGGTGGTCCAGGTCGTCGCCCTCGTGGCCAGCCGAAAGTACCGGAACGCCGCCGCACCGCTGCCGGCCGTGCAGCCCGCTCCGCCAGTGCCGTCGTACGCGCCGACGCAGACCGCCCCGCCCGCCCGGCCCGCGCAGCCTCCCGCGTACGTGCCGACGCAGGTCGACCGGGGTGTCGAGCCCGCGCCGCAGGTCGCGTATCAGCAGCTGCATCCCAACGAGCCGCGGACGATCGGCGGGTACCAGCTGCTCGGGCGGATCGGGGCCGGCGGGATGGGGACGGTGTACCTGGCCCGGCGGGAGGGGTCGGCGACGCAGGTGGCGCTGAAGACCATCCACCCCGAGCTGCTCGACCACGCGGAGCTGCTGCGCCGCTTCGAGCGGGAGGCGGAGGTGCTGGGCATGGTGTCCGGGGCGTACACCGCCCGGGTGCTCGACGCCGGGGTGGACGCCGGGCGGCCCTACCTGACCATGGAACTGCTCGACGGGCGGCCCCTCGACGTCCACCTGCGCGAGCAGGGTCCGATCCGCTCGCCCGAGGCGCTGCGGGCCATGGCGCTGGCGCTGGCCGTGGCGCTGTCCGGAGTGCACCGGCTCGGCCTGGTCCACCGGGACCTCAAACCGGCCAACATCATGCTGACCACCGCCGGGCCGAGGCTGCTCGACTTCGGCATCGCGGCGATCGTGGACGGCACCCGGCTCACCCGGACCGGCGGCGGGCCCGGGACCCTGACCTACATGGCGCCGGAGCAGTTCGGCGACGAGGGCGTCGGGCCGGCCGCCGACGTCTGGGCGTGGGCGTGCTGCGTGGTGTGCGCGGCGCACGGCTCCAGCCCGTTCGCGGCGACCAGTACGGGCGCGGTGATCCGCCGGATCGTCGACACGGGCCCCGACGAGGCCGGGCTGGCCGCGGTGCGGGCGCTCGACCCGGCGCTGGAGGCCGCCGTGCGGCGGGCGCTGACCATCGACCCCGCCGGGCGCCCGGCGGACGGTGCGGCCCTGGTGGAGCTGCTGACGGCTCAGCAGGGGCAGGGTGTGGGTGCCGTGCGGGAGCAGATCACCCAGGGCTGGCGCACGCTGGCGCTCTGA
- a CDS encoding RipA family octameric membrane protein, producing the protein MDNLDDRLWNKRVTPADYAHNSEKYQAAVLDQYKTYVEMADRVSSRRSLANTFFLSLNTAVVAAVATTTTGTTWQDVSLLAPLAGLIILLTQCLTWFVTVRSYRQLNAAKFAVIAALEKKLPAFVYSEAEWHVLGEGKNWRQYLPLTHVEQWVPLIFAAAYVLGFVALVT; encoded by the coding sequence ATGGACAACCTTGACGACAGGCTCTGGAACAAGCGCGTCACCCCGGCCGACTACGCGCACAACAGCGAGAAGTACCAGGCCGCGGTGCTCGACCAGTACAAGACCTACGTGGAGATGGCCGACCGGGTCAGCAGCCGGCGGAGCCTCGCGAACACGTTCTTCCTGTCCCTCAACACCGCCGTGGTGGCCGCCGTGGCGACCACCACCACGGGCACCACGTGGCAGGACGTCTCCTTACTGGCCCCACTGGCCGGCCTGATCATCCTGCTGACGCAGTGCCTCACCTGGTTCGTCACCGTGCGGTCCTACCGCCAGCTCAACGCGGCCAAGTTCGCGGTGATAGCCGCCCTGGAGAAGAAGCTCCCCGCCTTCGTCTACTCGGAGGCGGAGTGGCACGTCCTCGGCGAGGGCAAGAACTGGCGTCAGTACCTGCCGCTGACCCACGTCGAACAGTGGGTCCCGCTCATCTTCGCGGCGGCGTACGTCCTGGGGTTCGTCGCCCTCGTGACGTGA
- a CDS encoding serine/threonine-protein kinase, with protein MERLGHSEPGQVGPYRVVAVLGQGGMGRVLLGVAPDGRLVAVKEVHAELAEDDGFRARFRREVDASRRVSGAYTAAVVDADPDAVTPWLASQFVPGPSLSQALEAGGALPEDSVRLLAAGLAQALADVHRAGLIHRDLKPSNVLLAEDGVRVIDFGIVRAVGDQTRITHTGALIGSPAFMSPEQILGRELTPAADVFALGATLVMACTGSAPFAGDSVPRLLHEVVNAEPDLGAVPPALRGIIAPCLAKDPAARPSPQELLTMVGRIAPSADPWPEAVRGLITAQRAEIAGMVGAEGGTAPVKEGGWVERPRRRWSRKVRGLVGAGLVAALVVCGLTVGRPVVEGAYFMVVPEDVPTPGTVPLSQVQDRYRPQAMTCPELAVGITVPAGFDPPSGYGFTEKGGKWSGPSNLCVWKNKGGDEVYLAWRLFIAEPGGKTGAEQAKEGHEGFYGRGRTSRDFGLGYAEEAMWLPPDDKDDYSCVLYIRDVNLMAFVSVKGPGHPPGDGCKDVAKTAGRGAVAAIPRR; from the coding sequence GTGGAGCGATTAGGGCACTCCGAGCCGGGTCAGGTGGGGCCGTACCGGGTGGTGGCCGTGCTCGGGCAGGGCGGGATGGGGCGGGTGCTGCTCGGGGTGGCGCCCGACGGGCGGCTCGTCGCCGTCAAGGAGGTGCACGCCGAGCTCGCCGAGGACGACGGGTTCCGGGCGCGGTTCCGGCGCGAGGTGGATGCCTCGCGGAGGGTGTCGGGGGCGTACACGGCGGCCGTCGTCGACGCCGATCCGGATGCCGTGACGCCGTGGCTCGCCTCGCAGTTCGTACCGGGGCCCTCGCTGAGCCAGGCCCTGGAGGCCGGTGGAGCCCTGCCGGAGGATTCGGTGCGGCTGCTCGCCGCCGGGCTGGCGCAGGCGCTGGCCGACGTGCACCGGGCCGGGCTGATCCACCGGGACCTCAAGCCGTCGAACGTGCTGCTCGCCGAGGACGGCGTACGGGTCATCGACTTCGGCATCGTGCGCGCGGTCGGGGACCAGACCCGGATCACGCACACGGGCGCGCTGATCGGGTCGCCCGCGTTCATGTCGCCCGAGCAGATCCTGGGGCGCGAACTGACCCCGGCCGCCGATGTGTTCGCGCTCGGTGCCACGCTGGTCATGGCGTGCACGGGGAGCGCGCCGTTCGCCGGGGATTCCGTGCCGAGGCTGCTGCACGAGGTCGTGAACGCCGAGCCGGACCTGGGGGCCGTGCCGCCCGCTCTGCGCGGGATCATCGCGCCGTGCCTGGCCAAGGACCCGGCCGCGCGGCCGTCGCCGCAGGAGCTGCTGACGATGGTCGGCCGGATCGCGCCGTCGGCGGATCCGTGGCCGGAGGCGGTGCGGGGGCTCATCACGGCGCAGCGGGCCGAGATCGCGGGGATGGTGGGGGCGGAGGGCGGGACTGCCCCCGTCAAGGAGGGCGGCTGGGTCGAGCGGCCGCGGCGGAGGTGGAGCCGGAAGGTCCGGGGGCTGGTCGGGGCGGGGCTGGTGGCCGCTCTGGTCGTGTGCGGGCTGACGGTCGGGCGGCCGGTCGTCGAGGGGGCCTACTTCATGGTGGTGCCGGAGGACGTGCCGACGCCCGGAACCGTCCCGCTCTCCCAGGTCCAGGACCGGTACCGGCCGCAGGCGATGACCTGCCCGGAGCTCGCGGTGGGGATCACCGTGCCGGCCGGATTCGACCCGCCGAGCGGGTACGGATTCACCGAGAAGGGCGGCAAGTGGTCCGGGCCCAGCAACCTGTGCGTGTGGAAGAACAAGGGCGGCGACGAGGTCTACCTGGCCTGGCGGCTGTTCATCGCCGAGCCGGGGGGCAAGACCGGGGCCGAGCAGGCCAAGGAGGGGCACGAGGGGTTCTACGGGAGGGGCAGGACCTCGCGGGACTTCGGCCTCGGCTACGCCGAGGAGGCCATGTGGCTGCCGCCGGACGACAAGGACGACTACAGCTGCGTGCTGTACATCAGGGACGTCAACCTCATGGCCTTCGTCTCCGTCAAGGGGCCGGGCCACCCGCCGGGTGACGGGTGCAAGGACGTCGCGAAGACCGCCGGTCGGGGCGCCGTAGCGGCGATTCCGCGCCGGTGA
- a CDS encoding serine/threonine-protein kinase has product MRALRETDPQAVGPYRLLAELGRGGMGRVLLASGPDGRMVALKQVHARLGADEAFRARFRREVAASRKVSGAFTAAVMDADPEAATPWLASVFVAGPALGAAVEAAGALPEAVVRRLGAGLATALVAIHRAGLVHRDLKPDNVLLAEDGVRVIDFGIARPAESGGDAAELTQTGMVVGSPAFMSPEQAEGKEPGPASDVFSLGSVLAMAASGRSPFAAASTLGTLYNVVHAEPELAGVPDGLRPLVEACLAKDPGARPSPARLLELIGPVAPAGPVGPSWPPAVLRLIAEQRAAVAGLVRGGPDRAGAGAGTGTGAGSGPEDLTVPLDRRRPAGPTAVLPPGGLPPASGGRRSRAAVWAAVAGLVLVGGLGVTAYALRPDGSGAEGGGGKASASPSPTAPVEPDRYTKLAECSEVAAKFGLPDRYEDADAHSDHGSSARAECRWLGTHEVGGELRWDPHPHAAVRWEIEIGHAAGESGTARQKGRFTMYAGMGLRFAPGLGIGEETYWDKPKEGETCVLAVRDGNLVIRVALGGEEHPAASCESEAMKAAKTALASVPR; this is encoded by the coding sequence GTGAGGGCGCTCCGGGAGACCGACCCGCAGGCGGTGGGGCCGTACCGGCTGCTCGCCGAGCTGGGGCGGGGCGGGATGGGGCGGGTGCTGCTCGCGTCCGGGCCGGACGGGCGGATGGTCGCGCTCAAGCAGGTGCACGCGAGGCTGGGCGCCGACGAGGCCTTCCGGGCGCGGTTCCGGCGGGAGGTCGCGGCCTCGCGGAAGGTGTCCGGGGCGTTCACGGCGGCCGTGATGGACGCCGACCCGGAGGCGGCCACGCCCTGGCTGGCCTCGGTGTTCGTGGCCGGGCCGGCGCTGGGCGCGGCGGTGGAGGCGGCGGGGGCGCTGCCGGAGGCGGTGGTGAGGCGGCTCGGGGCTGGGCTGGCGACGGCGCTCGTCGCGATCCACCGGGCGGGGCTGGTCCACCGGGACCTGAAACCGGACAACGTGCTGCTCGCCGAGGACGGGGTACGGGTCATCGACTTCGGGATCGCCCGGCCCGCGGAGAGCGGCGGGGACGCGGCCGAGCTGACGCAGACGGGGATGGTCGTCGGTTCGCCCGCCTTCATGTCGCCCGAGCAGGCCGAGGGGAAGGAGCCGGGTCCGGCGAGCGACGTGTTCTCGCTGGGGTCGGTGCTGGCGATGGCGGCGTCCGGGCGCAGCCCCTTCGCGGCCGCCTCCACCCTGGGGACCCTGTACAACGTGGTGCACGCCGAGCCGGAGCTGGCGGGGGTGCCGGACGGGCTGCGGCCGCTGGTCGAGGCCTGCCTGGCCAAGGACCCGGGGGCCCGGCCGAGCCCGGCGCGGCTGCTGGAACTGATCGGGCCGGTGGCCCCGGCGGGTCCGGTGGGGCCCTCGTGGCCGCCTGCCGTGCTCCGGCTGATCGCCGAGCAGCGGGCGGCGGTGGCCGGGCTGGTGCGGGGTGGTCCGGACCGCGCGGGGGCCGGTGCCGGTACGGGTACGGGGGCCGGGTCCGGTCCGGAGGACCTGACCGTGCCGCTGGACCGCCGCCGGCCCGCCGGGCCGACCGCCGTGCTGCCGCCGGGTGGCCTGCCCCCGGCGTCCGGCGGCCGGAGGTCCCGTGCGGCGGTGTGGGCGGCGGTGGCGGGGCTGGTCCTGGTCGGGGGCCTCGGCGTCACCGCGTACGCGCTCCGGCCGGACGGGAGCGGCGCGGAAGGCGGTGGCGGGAAGGCGAGCGCGTCCCCGTCGCCGACCGCCCCGGTGGAGCCCGACCGGTACACGAAACTGGCCGAGTGCTCCGAGGTGGCCGCGAAGTTCGGGCTGCCCGACCGCTACGAGGACGCCGACGCCCACTCCGACCACGGGAGCTCCGCCCGCGCGGAGTGCCGGTGGCTTGGGACCCACGAGGTGGGCGGGGAGCTCCGCTGGGACCCGCATCCGCACGCCGCCGTGCGTTGGGAGATCGAGATCGGGCACGCGGCGGGGGAGAGCGGGACCGCGCGCCAGAAGGGCAGGTTCACCATGTACGCGGGCATGGGCCTGCGGTTCGCCCCGGGCCTCGGAATCGGGGAGGAGACGTACTGGGACAAGCCCAAGGAGGGCGAGACCTGCGTGCTCGCCGTCCGCGACGGCAACCTCGTCATCCGGGTCGCCCTGGGCGGTGAGGAACACCCAGCGGCCTCGTGCGAGTCCGAGGCCATGAAGGCGGCGAAGACCGCGCTGGCGTCCGTACCCCGCTGA